TGTTCCTACACTCCTAAACAAAATGGCATGGATGAACGCAAAAATCACCACATCATGTCTATTGTTCATTATATTCTTCAAGGAATGCAAGTCCCCAAGTCTTATTGGCCTCATGCCGTTCTCACTGTAGCCTATCTTCTTAATTGTACCCTGAGTCGTGCATTACATAATTCTGCTCCACTTCATCTTCTACATCCTGACAGGTCCCTTTTCTCCCTTCTCCTTAGAGTACTTGGATGCATTCTGCTTTGTTCATGACCGAAGTCCTTCTCGGACTTGATGATAAGGTCATCTAgtgcatttttctagggtatttcTTTATGTCTAAGGGATATCGCTTTTATTTTCTGGTTGGTCAACACACTTATCACTCTCTTGATGTCACGTTCCATGAGTCTACCCTCTTCTACACTTACTCCTCTCCTTCCATATCTCTGCCAATGCCATTTCCACTTCCTCAACCTAAGCCTATCTTTCTCCCATCTAAACGAGTGCCCTCTTCTCTAGTGTTGTCTTCATCTTATGAGCCTCCAACCCTGCCCCCACTGGGTAGGACCATACCTCTCTTATTCCACAGGTTTACACTCGCCGACCGCGCCCTTTGGAGCCTCTGCCAGCATCTTCACCCACCTCAGGTATGTATTCTATAGTCCCTAATCCCCTTGCTCCCTCCTCACGGTATCCTTCTCGAATCTGTTGCGCTCCTAATAGACTTTCTTTAGCCTGTCCTACTGACTACCCTATCTCCTAGTATCTTTCATATTAGGATATTTCCTCGAGTTATTGAGCCTTTTTGGGATAGGTTGATGCTATTATCATACCTCGCTCAGTTCATGAGGCCTCTAGGACCCCAAATGAGTTGTAGCCATGCGTACTGAGATGGAAGCTCTACAGCAACAGCATAATTGAGATCTTGTTCCCCTTCCTTCAAGTGCACACATAGTGGGCTGTAATGGGTGTTCACCGTTAAGCACCTTGCAGATAATACTATTGACAAGTATAAAGCCCACTTGGTGACCAAGGGTTTTACGTAGATTCCAGGTCAGGATTTTCATGCGACATTTGCTCTTGTGGCAAAGCTTACTACTGTTCTCCTCCTGCTCTCTTTGGCGACTTCTTTCACTTGGCCTCTTTATCAGCTTAATGTCAACAACACCTTCTTGAATGGTGATCTTACTAATACTATTTACATGGATCCCCCTATTGGTTTTTTTGCTCAGGGGGGAGTATTTAGGAAAGGTGTGTAAATTGGGCAAGtccttatatgggcttaagcaatcACCTCGTGCATGGTTTAGATGATTCAGTGATGTGGTTCTCTCTATGGGATTTATTCAGTACCAGTCAGACCACACTTGCTTTATTAGGCGTCTCTTCTATGATCCTCGCGCCTTTATCTttgtctatgtggatgatattattgttaCAAGTAATGACTTGTTTGGAATTGCTCATATTAGAAAGGACTTGGGGGACACCTTTAACATCAAAGATCTAGGACCCCTCAAGTATTTCTTAGCCATTGAGATAGCACGCTCCTGCAAGGGCATTTCCCTCTCTTAGTGGAAATATGCCCTAAATCTCCTTATGGACACTAGTATGTTGGGATGTCAGCCTGCTTCTACGCCCCTAGATCCTAATATTTCCTTTTTTGTAGAGTTTGGTGATCTATTGATAGACCCTTCGATGTATCGAAGACTTGTTGGTCGCCTTATCTATTTGACCAACACTCGACCTGATTTGACCTATGTAGTGAGTATAGTAAGTCAGTTCATGCATTCTCCTCGGACTTCACATCTTGATGCCGTCTATCACATCTTACAGTATGTGAAGACCTCACCTGAATTGGGTTTATTATATTCATCTAGAATACAACCAGGTCTTTCCGTGTTTACTAATGGTGACTATATTGGGTCCAAGACTGACAGAAGGTCTATCTCAGGTATTTGTGCTTTCAAGGGTGATCACCttctttcttggaagagtaagaagctgGCGGTGGTTTCACATTCTTCTGCTGAAGTTGAGTACCGTGCTATGGCACAAGGTACCTGTGAGATCATGTGGCTACACTCTCTCATATTTGAGATTGGCTTTCCTGTGACAgacttttttttgttgttttgtgACAACAAGTCTGCTATATCTCTCTTTTTTGATTCATTTCTACATGAGAGGACCAAGCATATTGAGGTGGATATTCACTTCATCAGGGAAAAAAGTCTGTTTTGGGATTATCTCTCCCCACTTTATCTCTTCCAAAGGTCAGGTTACTGATGTTTTCACCAAGTCTGTTGGCCCAAGTTTATTACAAACTACTCTCTCCAAGCTTCGACTTGTCAACGTCTTCGTTTCAGCTTAAGGGGGAGTCttgaacatagtgtatagtttttAGTCCCACATCAGAATGTTAGGATAATCTCACTCTCTTGTATaactatatatacatctcaaagttgtaaATTAATTATACCAAGTGATATTCACTTTTTCTTGTATAGttctttttcttttactttcttctcaACCTCATACTACCTCTCAAATTTCAACACTAGTCTAACTATAATCAAAGGGGAGGAACCTTTCAAGAGAAGGCAAGATCAAAAGCTTGAATCATCCACATCAAGATTTCCATCTCCTTTGTTCAATTAAGCATCAAGGGTCCTTTGGAATATCAAATTTAGTTATTAGCCTTTTGTTTGTTTGTTCATTTTGGAATCCTCCGATGCCAACTCACTCGATCCAAAACttacataaataataatttttattttcttgtaacCTATAATTACCTCGTAAATATTTcatccaaaattttaaaattgcctTACAACACTATAAATAGAAGgcatattgtttattttaataattttgacACATATCAAGAAAGATTTTCTTGCACCTTACTTTTCTAGCAAGCATTCCCTACATTGCTCTCATTGCCCACAACCGTCTCCTTCTCTTTGCTTCCCTTAAATTATTTCCCTTGTTtgcttttttctttcttatttctaatcATTTATGCAGCTTTTTTAACTTGTTCCAAGCACAGTTTGGACTCTATGCACGGAAAAAaagtttaaataaaaatatatattttgcatAGACGATAATGTGTGGCATTTTAATGCCTCCTGAGTTAACGTTGGACTCCACGCACAGAAGACAGAAGCGTCTCTTCTTTACCCCGCGAAGATCCCATTAGACTttccatgagagagagagagagagagagagagagggagactgGCGTTGCAAGTGGACTTCAAAGAACATATTTCTTGGGGCTTAAGTAATTGCTCCGCATGGGGAATGTGGGTGTCCATTTAATAGTTCCAATTCACTGATTAAGTAATTTGATATTGGTTCTTAAGATTATACAGCAATCTGGGTGTCTATTCAATTCTTCCAAATAGTTCTTCTCTCTGCTTGAGCCATTCTCACAGAGCAGATGATCCCACCTTCAGGTcagactttttttaaaaaaaaattcatttctaGTTTTCTACTCCTTTCCTTTGTTCTGACGTTTTCTGGACTTCATTTCCTGTTTCCATGGAAGATAAttatagttttaattattttatgcatatttcTTTAGCCCTTTCTGATCACAAATTCCATATCAAAAAGCTAACCATTGGATTAAAAATGTATAGTAGCTTGAG
This genomic stretch from Malania oleifera isolate guangnan ecotype guangnan chromosome 3, ASM2987363v1, whole genome shotgun sequence harbors:
- the LOC131151487 gene encoding uncharacterized mitochondrial protein AtMg00810-like translates to MHSPRTSHLDAVYHILQYVKTSPELGLLYSSRIQPGLSVFTNGDYIGSKTDRRSISGICAFKGDHLLSWKSKKLAVVSHSSAEVEYRAMAQGQVTDVFTKSVGPSLLQTTLSKLRLVNVFVSA